Proteins encoded together in one Urocitellus parryii isolate mUroPar1 chromosome 3, mUroPar1.hap1, whole genome shotgun sequence window:
- the Myd88 gene encoding myeloid differentiation primary response protein MyD88 produces the protein MSSGVPSDESAPPAISTSSLPLAALNVRVRRRLSLFLNARTQVAADWTVLAEEMGFEYLEIRQFEARTDPTGSLLDAWQGRPGASVGRLLELLSTLGREDVLVELRPSIEEDCKKYILKQQEQESEKPLQVARVDSSVPRTEELSGITTLDDPMGKVPERFDAFICYCPSDIQFVQEMIRQLEQTEYRLKLCVSDRDVLPGTCVWSIASELIEKRCRRMVVVVSDDYLQSKECDFQTKFALSLSPGAHQKRLIPIKYKAMKKEFPSILRFITVCDYTNPCTQSWFWTRLARALSLP, from the exons ATGTCTTCAGGAGTCCCCAGTGATGAGTCTGCACCCCCGGCCATTTCTACAtcctccctgcccctggctgCGCTCAACGTGCGAGTGCGGCGCCGCCTGTCGCTTTTCTTGAACGCGCGGACACAGGTGGCCGCGGACTGGACCGTGCTGGCTGAGGAGATGGGTTTCGAGTATTTGGAGATTCGGCAGTTTGAGGCGCGCACAGACCCAACCGGCAGCCTGCTGGACGCCTGGCAGGGCCGCCCTGGCGCTTCCGTAGGGCGGCTGTTGGAGCTGCTCTCCACGCTGGGCCGTGAAGACGTGCTGGTGGAGCTGCGGCCCAGCATCG AGGAGGATTGCAAGAAGTACATTTTGAAGCAGCAAGAGCAGGAATCTGAGAAGCCCTTACAGGTGGCCAGAGTAGACAGCAGTGTACCACGGACAGAGGAGCTGTCAGGCATCACTACACTTGATGACCCAATGG GGAAAGTACCTGAGCGTTTTGATGCCTTCATCTGTTACTGCCCCAGCGATATCCAGTTTGTGCAGGAGATGATCCGGCAACTAGAACAGACAGAATATCGGCTGAAGTTGTGTGTGTCTGATCGTGATGTCCTGCCAGGCACCTGTGTCTGGTCCATCGCTAGTGAACTCATCGAAAAGAG GTGTCGCCGGATGGTGGTGGTTGTGTCAGATGATTACTTGCAGAGCAAGGAATGTGACTTCCAGACCAAGTTTGCACTCAGCCTCTCCCCAG GTGCCCATCAGAAGCGCCTGATCCCCATCAAGTACAAGGCAATGAAGAAGGAGTTCCCCAGCATCCTGCGGTTCATCACTGTCTGTGACTACACCAACCCCTGCACCCAGTCCTGGTTCTGGACACGCCTTGCCAGGGCCTTGTCCCTGCCCTGA